AGAGAGGAAGAAGTTGAGAGGGTCTGAACTGCAAACCCTTCCAGTGGAATCTGGACAATGTGTATCCAATGTTAGACCCCCTGGGTGACTTGCTTGGTTATGGAGCTGTGAGTAATGCTAAAATGTTACTGTTGTTctggatacagtggggcaaaaaaagtatttagtcagccaccagttgtgcaagttctcccacttaaaaagatgagagggggaaaaatcctgaaaatcacattgtaggattttttatgaatttatttgcaaattatggtggaaaataagtatttggtcatctacaaacaagcaagatttctggctctcacagacctgtaacttcttctttaagtggctcctctgtcctccactcgttacctgtattaatggcacctgtttgaacttgttatcagtataaaagacacctgtccacaacctcaaacagtcacactccaaactccactatggccaagaccaaagatctgtcaaaggacaccagaaacaaaattgtagacctgcaccaggctgggaagactgaatctgcaaaaggtaagcttggtttgaagaaatcaactgtgggagcaattattaggaaatggaagacatacaagaccactgataatctccctcgatctggggctccacgcaagaactcaccccgtggggtcaaaatgatcacaagaacggtgagcaaaaatcccagaaccacacggggggacctagtgaatgacctgcagagagctgggaccaaagtaacaaagcctaccatcagtaacacactacgccgccagggactcaaatcctgcagtgccagacatgtccccctgcttaagccagtacatgtccaggcccgtctgaagtttgctagagagcatttggatgatccagaagaagattgggagaatgtcatatggtcagatgaaaccaaaatagaacttgtGGTTAAAAActgaactcgtcgtgtttggaggacaaagaatgctgagttgcatccaaagaacaccatacctactgtgaagcatgggggtggaaacatcatgctttggggctgtttttctgcaaagggaccaggacgaatgatccgtgtaaaggaaataatgaatgggtccatgtatcgtgagattttgagtgaaaacctacttccgtcagcaagggcattgaagatgaaacgtggctgggtctttcagcatgacaatgatcccaatcacaccgcccgggcaatgagtggcttcgtaagaagcatttcaaggtcctggtgtggcctagccagtctccagatcacaaccccatagaaaatctttggagggagttgaaagtctgtgttgcccagcaacagccccaaaacatcactgctctagaggagatctgcatggaggaatgggccaaaataacagcaacagtgtgtgaaaacctcgtgaagacttaaagaaaatgtttgacctctgtcattgccaacaaagggtatataacaaagtattgagataaacttttgttattgaccaaatacttatttttcaccataatttgcaaataaattcataaaaaatcctacaatgtgattttcagatgttttttttctaattttgtctgtcatagttgaagtgtacctatgatgaaaattacaggcctctctcatctttttaagtgggagaacttgcacaattggtggctgactaaatacttttttgccccactgtatatttcctCACCAACTGTGTTTGGTGCATATAATTACTTCTTCAATTGGATGCAGGGTCATAATTCCAACTCATTATCAGGATAGGAATTTGCACTTTTATAATTGTTTAATCTGTGTCCATAAAATCAACAgatggtcaatgacctgaagatgGATCTCTGCATAGATCAAGTCCCAGTTCCGGGGAACACACCTATTTTACATGGATGCAATTATTTTACTCCACAGGTTTGTAGAATCATTGCTTAGTATTTTAGAATTTAATTAGTTGTATAATATGGTCCATCCCATAGCAGAGCCGGGATTCAACCCATACCACATTGCAAAGTACTGTCAAAatatctatcctctctgtccagAACTGTTATTATCGAGCCAGCGGGGAGATCTACATTGGAGGCATCAAGTCTCACAAGTACAACAGTAATCGCTGTCTGATGGACATTGGCACTCAAACCCCAGGACTGTATGAGTGCAAGGAGGCCAAGCAGAAGGGATTCCACATGCTCTAGGAATTTCAACAGGTAAGCACTCCAACATGAAATAGGGAAATTGATGCTTATAAACTGTTGGAAACATGGGAGATGTCTTTGACTTTAGTGTGATATTGTACAGTAGAATGTTTGCTGTGTTTTACAGGGAAAAGCCATccagaacagacagacaaagagatgtCTGGAGATTGCCCCAGGGGAGGACACTTTCTACCAGCTCATCATTCAGGAGTGCAGTGGGCAGCACTGGAAAATACGGAATGTGATAGAAGACTTCTGATACACTGAGATGTCTAGGCCTACTGTACCATAGACAATACAGCAGGACTATAGGAGTTATCATCATGCTTTGAAAAGCCAATCGGTAGTCAGCAGtgagatgactgtgtgatcttaGTGAGCTGTTGGTTGTACATAGCTTCATGGGGACAGATTTACATCCTTCACAGAATGTGAAATGCTATTGAGCAAAGAAAGAATAAATATGATTCCTGTATTTACACTCATTTGTGGTTTGTTACTGATTCACTGTAGATTTTCACCAAAGAGGGTCATAGAATATGTGTCTGCATTGACATCATATAGAGCTGAGTTTACATCATTCTGGCTTTGAAGAAGTCCCGTCCTTGACTGCTCAGGGATTACTGTATGAGTTCTCAAAGATGAATTTATCCCACGGCCTCTGCCACATggccagccctctctccttcaaCTGTGATGGCAGTGAGTTATATCTATGGTAGATTCGTGGTTACTTTGTCAAACAAACTTTTCACGACTACAAATTAAGCACTTGGTAGTCTCCGAACCCAATCACCCAtacgctagctagctatgttaacAGCCATGAGAGATGAAACACTTATTATCCAGAGCAAACAGAGGTAATACCATAGAGATACATGAAATACTATTACATTGAAATTCTCTAAACAACTCTTGACCTCACCTTATGGAGTTGATGGCCAGATCCTTGAGAGTGCCCAGGTTAGCCCTCAAGCCACCGATGCCCACAAACACCTCATAGAAGTCATAGGAAAGCCCAGTGGTCCCAAACAGGGACGGGTCATTAGAGCTGACCACCACGGGGTAGCTCTCAGACGTCAGCACTGCTGCAGGGTGGTTCCTTAGGTCGGACACCAGCTTCAGCACCTGGCCATTGACACACAGGGATTCAGGGACGGCAACACTGATTTAACTCAATGGACTAATGACAACTGACACAGAGAAATCTAGAGTTACAGTTAAGATGAACTTTACTGTCATCAAACTGAAATACCCTACAGTGCAgcttttttatttaaccaatgGGAATTAGTTAATATTATGATGAGTACTGACAGACAATGGCATTTACCTGGTTTGAGATGGGGCATACTTTCACGGCCACGTTGTCTTTCCTGGAGAGCTCCTTTGCCAGTGGGTGGTGTGCCAAGGCATACccattgtcacgacttctgccaaaGTTGGTTCCTATCGTTGTTCGGGCGGAGTTcggaggtcgacgtcaccggctttatagtcatcgccgatccacctttaatttttccatttgtcttgtcttgttttcctacacacctggtttcaattccctcagtATTAGACGTGTATATAACcatctgttcccccccatgtctgtgtggggAGTTGTTTCGTGTATGTGCACGCTAGACTGGTTTGCGCTGGGTTATGTCAACCCATTTTGTGTTTAGTGTTCTTAGTGccttgtgttttgtgttttgttcTCCGAAATAAAAGGCTCCTTTGGCTGCCCaacttctgctctcctgcgcctgactcccttACAGCCAGTTACGCATACCTAACACCCATTCTCAATACGTGTGGTGTTGAACAGTAGGGCATCCAGAATGCTTTCATCCACTTCAGTGCCCTCATGGTCTGCGAACGTATgaatgcgtgcacacacacacgttatactATAAGTGCATCACAATAATATGCAGATACCGTAGATTTGTTTTTGTTCATTACACAATTGTTTTAAATCAATCATCCTATGCTTGCCAGTCTCTCCTGCATGAAAGAAGAATGGCAGCGTGACTCCAAGCTCTGCAGGTCGAGAGCTTGACAACCTAAAACCACAAAAGAACAGTTCACTTTACAAGGTATGTCAAATAGACGGAATGTAATAAATAagtttgtaaacattgtattaAATCAGGAAATTGTTTGTGTATTTATTTTCAGTAATGAGTGGACATAATGATTGGTTCTACCCCTCAAAATAATTCTCACCAGGTCGAATCCTGCAACAAACTCTGGGAAATCCTTCTGCATCTGAATGGCCTCTTTTACAGCTGCTTTAACATCAGACACACTTAGAACCCTAAGGTGCACACAAGGGCAGTGCCAATCATTCTATTGTTTCCATTGCAACATGCTAGCTCAGTCAAGCACAGATAGAGTGTCCGAAATGATTATAAATAATTATGTCTGTACTGTACCTAGGGACAAAAATGATGAGTTGAGCTCCCAGAAAGCCAGGGTGTTCAGCCACAAACTGGTGAGTGCCTTCCTGATAAGTCCTCAGGGACCAGGCTTTATCATGGTTGCTTCCAGCTCGTATTTCTGCAGGATGTGCAGAATAAAAACAGTTCAAAACACCAAAAACCCTTGGGGGAAGAAAAAAATATAGCTATCTAAAATAGCCTAGGTAACATGTAATTCCAGCCCACTACATTTCCCAATATACTTTCAATTAAGGTCCACAGTACGAACCCTTGATAGCCCAGTTCTTAGTTCCAGGTACGTGATGTTGTCATGAAATAGCTGTTCTAAGCCCTTGTAGAGAAAGTCTTTAAACACAGGAGCGTAGCTGACCAGCCCAGCTATGGCCACGAATGCCATCTCAAACCTCTCCCACACTGCATCCTGGCTCGGGTAGGTAGTGTTTGGATCATCATTGGATAGTGTGAGGTTTTGCATCAAGCTGGAAAAACATCCAAAAAGATAAACTACCCTTCCATGAATAAGAAAGTTGTCTTTTTGCTACTACATGTGTTCATTCACAGACGCCTATTTGTATTGCTTGGCTTTGATGATATAGTGGACTGTCTGTAGGACCCGCCATGTTGGCTCTCAAGGTCTTCAACAGTTGCCAGTAGAGGCAGTCCCAGGTAGAGAAGACGAACCATACAGACCTGCCCCATGTGAAGCAGATGTAACAATGGGGCCTGTATGTGATGTTCTTCACCAGCCAATCAACCAGGGATGAGCTGTGGATGTGGGGGGCTGCCCCTGTGACCCAGCATAGAGAATGTACTAACCATACATAAATCGATGGAAAACATTTGTAGGGAGGTGGGACTGTATTACTGTGTTACCTTTGGGCATCATTTGCAGCAGGCTAAAGATGGGACTCCTATGGATGAGGCGCTGTGCCTTGAAGAAGTGAATGGCAGGAGGGAACTGGGCTGCAGCCATCTCTTGTTCTTTTAGCTTGTGAAGGTTTGTGTCGAGCCGCTGCTCTGCCCCTGTCAACTGCACACGGCCTCCTGTCTGCCTGGAGGCCTCCTGGTGCAACATCGTCTCCCTCTTACTGGGGTCCGGGGTCCCGTCACATACTGTAACACAGCACATCACAGCTGCCAACTGGAGGGTGATGTTATAGTTCCCTCTAGAGGGCAAAACCACCTTGTCCTGCAGTGTCATTGGAGGTTGGAAGAAGCGGCTGTGGAAATCCTTCTTGAGGAGGCCACTCATTCAACTAAATACTACATTTTATTCAACAATGAATAAAGACTTTTTCAGAAATTGTAATTTAGAACACAAGGTACTACTGTAAACCTATACGCTGATGCTGCAAGAGAAAATAGCACCAACGGATAGGGCTGCCGTGCTTCATGCTCTTAGGAaacattacaatatttagtttatgtattatttcttacattattatccCAGGAatttgtgttattacataaagCCGGGGAGAATGTTTTGAAATCAGAGCGGCGGCAACTCACCAGCATTCCGACAAAGAATATGACAGTCACTTAattttttacatattttgcatttctcatctcatatatatatatatatatatatatacacagttgaagccggaagtttacatacaattaggttggaatcattaaaactcatttttaaaccactccacaaatgtcttgttaacaaactatagttttggcaagacagttagaacatctactttgtgcaagtaatttttccaacaattgtttacagacagattatttcacttataattcactgtatcacaattccagtgggtcagaagtttacatacactaaattgactgtgcctttaaacagcttgtaaaattccagaaaatgatatcatggctttagaagcttatgataggataattgacatcatttgagtcaattggaggtgtacctgtggatgtatttcaaggcctaccttcaaactcagtgcctctttgcctgataacatgggaaaatcaaaagaaatcagtcaagacctcagaaaaagaattgtagaatTGCAaaattctgtctcctagagatgaacgtactttggtgcaaaaagtacaaatcaatcccagaacaacagcaaaggaccttgtgaagatgctggaggaaacaggcacaaagctatctatatccacagtaaaatgagtcctataacgacataacctgaaaggccgctcagcaaggaaaaagccacggctccaaaaccgccataaaaaaagcccgactacggtttgcaactgcacatggggacaaagatcgtactttttggagaaatgtcctctggtctgatgaaacaaaaattgaactgtttggccacaaacataacgtttggaggaaaaagggggaggcttaaaagccaaagaacaccatcccaactgtgaagcacgggggtggcagcatcatgttgtggggatgctttgctgcaggagggtctggtaactttacaaaatagatggcatcatgaggtagggaaatatgtggatatattgaagcaacatctcaagacatcagtcaggaagttaaagcttggtcgtaaatgggtcttcgaaatggacaatgaacccaagcatacttccaaagtcgtagcaaaatggcttatggacaacaaagtcaaggtgttggagtggccattccaaagccctgacctcaatcccatagaaaatttgtgggcagaactgaaaaagcacgtgcgagcaaggaggcctacaaaccagactcagttacaccagctctgtcaggaggaatgggccaaaatgcacccaacttattttggtaagcttgtggaaggctacccgaaacgtttgacccaagttaaacaatttaaaggcaatgctaccaaatactaattgagtgtatgtaaacttctgacccactgggaatgtgatgaaagaaataaaagctgaaataaatcattctctctattattattctgacatttcacattcttaaaataaagtggtgatcctaactgccctaagacatggaatgtttactaggattaaatgtcaggaattgtgaaaaactgagtttaaatgtatttggctaaggcatatgtaaacttccgacttcaactgtatacactgtattctatcctatttcACTATATCTTAATCTATGCTGCTCCAACATTGCTCATCAAAATATTTATTCTTAATTCCGTTCCTTAaatttagattgtgtgtattgttagatgttactgcactgttggagctagaaacacaagcatttcgctacactcgcaataacatctgctaaacacgtgtatgtggcaaataaaattggatttctAAGAACAATGAAACACAGCACTGAACAGGAATGTTCAGATAATCATACAATTTGAATCAAACAATTGAATGCAACCAACGTTTACATTAATAAAGCATACTTACAAATGAAAAGCAACAGAAGCAAAGTATTGTACACTTCCCTTATTCACTTTTTTCTTCTGAAGGTTGTAAACCTCTCTCAAACTACCCCCGTACTATGCTATTTAGTCTGAGTTGACGGGCTCACAATAACATTGTGGTATACCCACTTCTTTAATGGTTGTTGCTAGTCAGCAGAATGCAGACCACAAATGTAGCATGTCATGAGATTCTCTGGAGGGGCCATGGATGATTCACTTCAATAAATCAGAGACTATAGTGCAACTCCTGTCACCAAAAAATGTGGCACGATAGAGAAATCGGTGTAAGTCAAAAAAGAGCCGGCAACTGATACTATCGATTTAATCTTTATAACATTTTCACAATAACCTCTTAAATGTTGACCCTTCCTTGTTTCATGATACAACAGCAAAGACATATCAATAACTTAATTGGATTCAACAAGGACATAGTTGGTCTTCAATGTTTTCCCAGCATCACTTCATTTAAATTGTGATAGATAGGAGCAAATAGTGATGGGTGAGTCAATGCTCTATGCAATGTTGTATTATATTTTTTCATGAGAGGAAGATGTTATTAGATGAAATAAGGAGCCGATACAAGATGCATTGGCTACAATAGACTCCCACAGTGGAgctgtcataatacccataaaacctaacaGACAAACAATGAAATGCTTCCAATAATTTCCCCACCATGTTTTCCCCTTAGgtaattttagaaacacttacaaTAAGGGCTGTATTTCTTGTAGGCTGACCATGGGTTGGCGTTTTGTTAACCATGTACATTTCTGGGACAAGGtgatttatcaatatattcagctctatttactctcaaaTCCGAGATTCTTACATTTGCCTAGATTCGGCAGTCTCGTCccgatcatcatggcatttgtagttctttattaTAGCCACATttgaatttcatttttttttaggtTAATACATTGATacaagtcaccttgtcctagagagatttacagttaTCAAAATGTCCTgacagggtaagcctacatgaaacacagcccttgaGTGTTTCTAAAAATCCCATATGGGAAAAATGTATGGtgaaaaaacgattggaaccatttccttgtttgactgctaggttttatgggaattatgactcatactgtggtactctatttcTCTCATGCAGCCTGATCCAATCAGACTGAAATGATTACTGTCCAGCCAATCATAATAAAGATGATTGCGGTGTGTAAACCAAGATCCCAAGGGGAGCAGCAGATCCATTACCACTGTGCAAAAGTTGCTCCTCCTACTCACATCTGCAATGAAGTTCAACTTTTATACTGTCCCAAGATGCACAGAAATACAATAATACATGACAAAACGGTGCCTTCTCCATTTTTTTAACTGCGTTTTTGGAATTCTTCACAGACACAGCAATGGTAATTTTCacacaacaaaaataaataaaactccTCTTCAAGACGATGGGTGGAGACACTCAGTCCAAAAACTTGCGGTTCTGGTTCTGACCAAAGAGAGCCACTCGAATCTCAGGCATCATCTGAGCAGAAAGAGACACTGGATTAGTGCCAAGCTGAACCTCATGAAAAACAGGGCCAAACTATATCTGAGAATTTGCAGTACAATCATGTGCAAAACTTCACACAGTGTATACATCTAAGGAATCTTGGTAAGCCGATAGCTTCATGCAAGGATATTCACACTGTTGGTTGTTTATATTGGAAAAATGTCAATTAACTAGATGTGCTAGCTGTTCATAGTGCCACTATAGTTCCTGAGAGACTGTCCCTGTGCCCTTACCTGCTGAGCCATGAGGTCCAGTCTGCTCTCTAGGGTGTTGGACACCTTGATCTTCCCATCAGCGTTGTAGATTTCAATACCTCCAgaactgagagacacacacaaacatctttGAATTAACTCATGAACCCTTGACTTACACCTTAGAAAGACCACAGAAGACAATTATTTTCAATAACGTGTTAATCAATCAATACTAATTCAAAGTAAAACCTATTTGAAATGAATGGGTTCACATTGAGACAAGGGACTGTCCTCTTACATGTCTGGGGACAGGAAGTTGTCCTGGTCGATGCGAACCTCAATATTGTTCTTCACTGCTGCTTTATAGCTGGGAATAGTCTTCTGGATAGCCGCCTGAATAGGAATACAACATATGAATCATGCATCAACCCTGTATACAAGGAAATACACTTGGAACAACATTGAACTGTTACCAAGTGAAAAGGATCATTCTAACCTGAAGCACCTGCAGGTCCTGTTTACGACAGCGGATGGTCACTTTGGTCTCAAGAAGCTGATAGAAACCCTAATATTAAACAACAGAGCGACAGACACATTCAAAACAGTTGCATCAAATAAAGTGAAACTCACCACACAATGCCTTTGACCTAAACAACATGCAGGCCTATGTCAATGCATACTGACATGTTTGCATGAGTGTAACTGATAGACGCTACTGAATGTAAAATGTAACATGAATGTAGGCCTAGAGTAATAGTTATTTCTGTTGCTCTCAGCGTTGTGTTCTATTGGTCTTATTTTACATGCATGTCGTtctccttgagctgttcttgtcgatttatgtcatgttttatgttctgtgtggaccccaggaagagtagttgctgctttAGCAATAGCTAATGGGAAACCCAATAAAACACCAAAACTGTGTCAGTGACAAGTATTGCATTATTACAAAAAAGGCCTCACCTGCAGAACCAGCCCGTCCATCAGTGCTGGGTACCTGGCTGGGTCCTTGGCTACGTTGGCCAGCCGTTGACGCGCCTCGCTCAACATTTCCTGAGTGCACACATTGAGGGTTAGCCTATTATTTACATGGAATGCATTGCTGTAGCAGAACATCATGCCTCTGGCTGTGTTTGAACAAAACAATATTCCAGCCAAGACAAATTAAACTTACTGAAATCATGTCGTCGCGAGCCTTTAATACCTTCAGACGAGCCTGGTTCATCAGGTTAGACATTTGActacagaggaagagaggtaaGTAAACCTGTGGCACAGGACCACATCACAAGTCCAAGCAGTTGTAAGTTAAAGCTACTGTAACATATACTGTGCTTGTTACAATGAATGAGCTGCTGAATGTGACTTCAAATTTAGAATACTTAAAAGGAAGTTGTGTGTCAGACAAATTCCTCGTCAGAGAAAGAAGAGATTGAGGAAGTCTCTGAGGGAGCTGAGAGACCAGCAGCAACACTGCCTGAGCTGTAAAGAAAAAGAGTGACTAACATTTTCTTCTGCTGCTCGATCTGCTTCTCTTTCTTCTCGTAATACTCCATGATCTTCAACCTCTGGGTCTGCACCAGACGGCCCTTCTCGATGTTGAACTCCTCTTCCGCCTGCAGGGGGAGACACTTGTCACTCAGAGCATGCAATGAGGAGGCCCTGTCTTTATGAGGATACATTTTAAGAAGCATTGAACCAGTAGAACTGTTAAAAGGTACTAAAATGATTGCTTTAATTCAGTAAATTCTCATGTCTTAGGGGAGTGATCATGCTTTCTTATTTCAGTTGAACGTGCCTATGCAGTTCTTTTGAGTTTGTGTTTGCTGAAAACACACTGTGTATGTGTTGAACTATGCCAGTCAATTGTGAATAAGCACTGTACCTTGGCATCAATTTCTTCTGCCTTTTCATTGGCCTCCTGCTCAATGAAGGC
Above is a genomic segment from Oncorhynchus clarkii lewisi isolate Uvic-CL-2024 chromosome 33, UVic_Ocla_1.0, whole genome shotgun sequence containing:
- the LOC139392933 gene encoding adenosine deaminase 2-A-like, giving the protein MSGLLKKDFHSRFFQPPMTLQDKVVLPSRGNYNITLQLAAVMCCVTVCDGTPDPSKRETMLHQEASRQTGGRVQLTGAEQRLDTNLHKLKEQEMAAAQFPPAIHFFKAQRLIHRSPIFSLLQMMPKGAAPHIHSSSLVDWLVKNITYRPHCYICFTWGRSVWFVFSTWDCLYWQLLKTLRANMADLFGCFSSLMQNLTLSNDDPNTTYPSQDAVWERFEMAFVAIAGLVSYAPVFKDFLYKGLEQLFHDNITYLELRTGLSRVQIRAGSNHDKAWSLRTYQEGTHQFVAEHPGFLGAQLIIFVPRVLSVSDVKAAVKEAIQMQKDFPEFVAGFDLVRIILRGRTNHYVHSLLKITAELGVTLPFFFHAGETDHEGTEVDESILDALLFNTTRIENGRDNGYALAHHPLAKELSRKDNVAVKVCPISNQVLKLVSDLRNHPAAVLTSESYPVVVSSNDPSLFGTTGLSYDFYEVFVGIGGLRANLGTLKDLAINSIR
- the LOC139393288 gene encoding V-type proton ATPase subunit E 1-like produces the protein MALSDADVQKQIKHMMAFIEQEANEKAEEIDAKAEEEFNIEKGRLVQTQRLKIMEYYEKKEKQIEQQKKIQMSNLMNQARLKVLKARDDMISEMLSEARQRLANVAKDPARYPALMDGLVLQGFYQLLETKVTIRCRKQDLQVLQAAIQKTIPSYKAAVKNNIEVRIDQDNFLSPDISGGIEIYNADGKIKVSNTLESRLDLMAQQMMPEIRVALFGQNQNRKFLD